Genomic segment of Brachyspira suanatina:
CAAACTAATCAGGTATATAATATAAAAAATGAAGATGATAAATCTCATTTTCTTAAAATATATAGAATAGAATATCTAAAACCTAATATAAAATACAATATAAATGGGACACTATACAGCACAGACAAACAATCAAGAATATATAAAGTAATAAGAAAAGATAATCTCATACTCTCAAATGCTAAAAGAAATAATTATGCCCAAAGAAAAATTGTAGAACTTTATGGCATAAAAGATCATGATCAAGGCGGACATATAATAGGAAGGCAATTTGGAGGATCTCCTAATATTGATAATCTTATATCAATAAATAAAAAATTAAATATTGGAGAAATGAAAAAAACAGAAATGGAATGGAGAGAAAGCATTATAAAAGGTTATGAAATAAATGATATTATTATAGATATAAATTACATATACACTAATACTAGACCATATATAATTATCATCAATTATAATATAGAAAAAGGTTATACAAATTATAGAATACAAAAAATATTTACAAATGAGTAATTTTAATATATATAAGTAAAAAATAAAAAGACGCCCCAAAATCATCAAGAATAATTTTGGAAGCATCACAAATATTTATAGGAGTATGTTAACTAACTTTTAGATAATTCCTTATTTTCTGTCTTAACTGACTTATCATAAGAAAATATCAAAGAGC
This window contains:
- a CDS encoding DNA/RNA non-specific endonuclease; amino-acid sequence: MRIYICFIIIFIISCQTNQVYNIKNEDDKSHFLKIYRIEYLKPNIKYNINGTLYSTDKQSRIYKVIRKDNLILSNAKRNNYAQRKIVELYGIKDHDQGGHIIGRQFGGSPNIDNLISINKKLNIGEMKKTEMEWRESIIKGYEINDIIIDINYIYTNTRPYIIIINYNIEKGYTNYRIQKIFTNE